From Oncorhynchus keta strain PuntledgeMale-10-30-2019 chromosome 25, Oket_V2, whole genome shotgun sequence, one genomic window encodes:
- the LOC127911908 gene encoding uncharacterized protein LOC127911908, translating to MRQSLPRPHTEVTCIEGDSLQDRFGALDVSISLRASVLSGLVQVGGAAEYLNHPVQSKNKDRVTLQYRTTTRPDMLRSQADMHSVIKKMASSFSADHMLSSLSDNEKINSLLYQCTLHSDVDHINGSMTYGQAVQALETLPKHLGQQGEKAVPLYAWLYPLRNLDTSIQITQGFLSEAEDVVEHLRQVTMRCQDTMTLLHVNDDVMKWFPSVKEKFAEFSELLQTYQSEFKRGLAMAVKTVRESEEMDEKSLRDILQNHDQSPFCSQHTHQWLNNKEEEIKALLICKEKNIPIVKKVQQKANNIPTGREVQEKANNIPTGREVQQKANNIPTGREVQEKANNIPTGREVQQKANNIPTGREVQEKANNIPTGREVQQKANNIPTGREVQQKANNIPTGREVQQKANNIPTGREVQQKANNIPTGREVQQKANNIPTGREVQEKANNIPTGREVPTPNRTLCFTLTSLGGEDPYLSTMKQYIHSALETTTNQSGITRQQQTQHAFKPPDLTEKIQSDLHLFTTSNEDRRDGEKFNFLVAVLPDVTFPGSRIGLYQNGRLIGRNFKLGSKPNPAEITQIKQNSFGLKFPQSKVMSPVKYGIEYTAESDVQWTVGYLPSGPGSVGPDQCNTCKLPGLKPDTKYQVRYSAVDSSGMSDFSTVTMVKTNPRSTPGQPCVKLVDGEDVRVTWRMAEEEDGGPVLRYAVELHLHYI from the exons ATGCGTCAGTCTCTGCCTCGGCCTCACACAGAGGTGACGTGTATTGAAGGAGACTCCCTACAGGACAGATTCGGGGCTCTGGATGTTTCCATTTCTCTAAGGGCCAGTGTCCTGTCTGGGCTGGTGCAGGTTGGTGGTGCTGCTGAATACCTGAACCATCCCGTTCAGTCCAAAAACAAGGACCGGGTCactctacagtacagaaccactACCAGGCCGGACATGCTCAGGTCACAGG CCGATATGCACAGTGTTATCAAGAAGATGGCTTCCTCCTTCAGTGCAGATCATATGTTATCCAGCTTGAGTGACAATGAGAAAATAAACAGTTTGTTGTATCAGTGTACACTCCACAGTGACGTAGACCATATCAATGGCTCCATGACTTATGGCCAAGCAGTACAAGCTCTTGAAACTCTCCCGAAGCACCTTGGACAACAGGGAGAGAAAGCAGTGCCTCTGTACGCATGGCTCTATCCTCTGAGGAATCTGGACACTTCAATTCAGATCACTCAAGGCTTTCTCTCCGAGGCCGAGGACGTGGTGGAGCATCTGAGGCAGGTCACCATGAGATGCCAGGACACGATGACATTATTACACGTCAACGATGACGTGATGAAATGGTTCCCCAGTGTGAAGGAAAAATTTGCAGAATTTTCTGAGCTGCTGCAGACGTACCAGTCCGAGTTTAAGAGAGGGCTGGCTATGGCAGTAAAGACcgtgagagagagtgaagagatggaTGAAAAGAGCCTGAGAGACATTCTCCAGAACCATGACCAATCACCATTCTGTTCTCAGCACACACATCAGTGGCTTAACAACAAAGAGGAGGAGATAAAGGCTCTGCTTATCTGCAAAGAAAAAAACATCCCCATTGTAAAGAAGGTCCAGCAGAAAGCGAACAACATCCCCACGGGGAGGGAGGTCCAGGAGAAAGCGAACAACATCCCCACGGGGAGGGAG GTCCAGCAGAAAGCGAACAACATCCCCACGGGGAGGGAGGTCCAGGAGAAAGCGAACAACATCCCCACGGGGAGGGAGGTCCAGCAGAAAGCGAACAACATCCCCACGGGGAGGGAGGTCCAGGAGAAAGCGAACAACATCCCCACGGGGAGGGAGGTCCAGCAGAAAGCGAACAACATCCCCACGGGGAGGGAGGTCCAGCAGAAAGCGAACAACATCCCCACGGGGAGGGAGGTCCAGCAGAAAGCGAACAACATCCCCACGGGGAGGGAGGTCCAGCAGAAAGCGAACAACATCCCCACGGGGAGGGAGGTCCAGCAGAAAGCGAACAACATCCCCACGGGGAGGGAGGTCCAGGAGAAAgcgaacaacatccccacaggtAGGGAGGTGCCGACCCCAAACAGGACGCTGTGCTTCACGCTCACCTCACTGGGGGGTGAAGATCCATACCTTTCAACCATGAAGCAATACATACATTCTGCACTAGAGACCACCACAAACCAATCAGGGATCAccagacagcagcagacacagCATGCCTTCAAGCCTCCAGATTTAACTGAAAAAATACAGTCTGACCTCCACTTGTTCACCACATCAAATGAAgacagaagagatggagagaaattcAATTTTCTTGTTGCAGTTCTACCAGATGTCACCTTTCCTGGATCCCGCATTGGTCTGTATCAAAATGGTCGTCTTATCGGCCGCAATTTCAAGCTTGGATCAAAGCCAAATCCAGCCGAAATAACACAGATAAAACAGAACAGCTTCGGTCTGAAATTTCCTCAGTCAAAGGTCATGAGTCCTGTGAAGTACGGAATAGAGTATACCGCAGAAAGTGATGTTCAATGGACTGTTGGATATTTACCATCTGGTCCTGGATCTGTGGGTCCTGACCAGTGTAACACTTGTAAGTTGCCCGGTTTGAAACCTGACACTAAATACCAGGTTAGATACAGTGCTGTGGACAGCTCCGGTATGAGTGACTTCAGCACGGTCACCATGGTAAAGACAAACCCAAGGTCCACACCTGGACAGCCCTGTGTGAAACTGGTGGACGGAGAAGACGTCAGAGTCACATGGCGGATGGCGGAAGAGGAAGATGGTGGTCCCGTGCTACGTTATGCCGtggagttacatttacattacatttaa